The Aminipila terrae nucleotide sequence GGTAGAAGTATGGTTAACGTAGTAAATATTGCCATGGAACTTGGCTATTTAAACGTACCTGCCAATGTGCTTGTGGATATTAATAAAACGAAAAATATTCCGGATAAAGAACTTGTAATCATAACTACCGGAAGTCAGGGTGAACCTATGTCTGCTCTTGCCAGAATGGCCTCTGCAGACCACAAGGCAGTTTCCATCAAAAAGGGAGATATGGTAATCCTTTCTTCCAGCCCTGTTCCAGGAAATGAAAAAACCGTTTCAAACGTTGTAAATAAACTTTTTGAAAAAGGTGCCGAAGTTATTTATTCAGATATAGCGGATATTCATGTTTCAGGCCATGCCTGTGAAGAAGAATTAAAATTAATGCATTCTCTGATTAAGCCAAAATTCTTTATGCCTGTACATGGGGAATACCGACATTTGAAAAGACACGCACAAATTGCTGAAAGTCTTGGTAAAGACCCTGAAAATATCTTTATTTTAGAAAATGGCAATATTCTTAATGTAACTGCTAATAAGGCAGAAATCATTAAAGAGGAAGTACCTTCACAGGCTGTATATGTTGACGGGCTTGGTGTAGGGGATGTAGGAAATATAGTACTTCGTGACAGAAAACTTCTTTCTGAATCAGGTCTTATCATCGTAGTTGCTGCTATTGATAAAGCATCTGGTACTATATGTTCCGGTCCTGATATTATTTCCAGAGGGTTTGTTTATGTAAGAGAAAACGAAAATCTTATTGAACAGGCAAGAAATCTGGTAGCAAATACACTTGATAAATGCTGTGAAGAAAACATTAAAGATTGGAATGCGCTTAAATCAGCAGTAAGGGACGATCTTAGAAGCTTTATCTATAAGCAGACGAAAAGAAGCCCTGTAATACTGCCTATATTCTTGGAGGTATAGTGAATGAATGTATATGATGCAGCCAGAGGCCTGGCTACAGCAATTAAGGATTCAGAAGAATTAAAACAGTATGAAGCTATGAAAGCTACAGTTTCTCAAAACAGTGAGATAACTGAAATGATTAATGATTTCCAGTCAAAGCAAATGGAAATGCAGACAAAACAAATACTAGGTCAGGAAATAGATGAAGAATTTACTGGTCAGATACAGCAGCTCTATGGGATTATGATGAGTGATCCTCTTGCTGCTCAGTATCTGCAGGCAGAACTTAGATTTTCACTTATGATGAATGATATTTATAAAATCTTAGGAGAAGTAATTAATCTTGGTGGAAATAATAAATAAGGTAATCAGCTAATACCAAAAAAAGTAAGAGTTTATATTGAGGTCTTGGCAATTGCTACATCTTTTGGTATAATAAATACCGTAAAATCTGTAAGAGACTTAATAATTCTCTAAAAACTGAGGTTTTTAGTTATTTAGACACTAATTATAAAGGAGTAAAATATGTTATACGCAAGTGATTTTAGAAAAGGTATTACTTTTGAATTAAATGGTGAACCACATGTTGTATTAGATTTCCAACATGTAAAACCAGGTAAAGGCGCAGCATTTGTAAGAACTAAATATAAAAATATTCTTACTGGAGCAACAAGAGAAGAAGCTTTCAACCCAAATGATAAATTCCCTAAAGCTCACATCGAAACAAAACAGATGCAGTACTTATACAATGACGGCGAGCTTTATTATTTCATGGATCAGGAAACTTTTGAACAGGTTCCTCTAATGGAAGAACAGGTGGAAGAAGCTATTAAGTACTTAAGAGAAAATGATGATGCCACTATTAAATTTTACAAGGGATCAGCATTTATGGTGGAAGCTCCAAACTTTGTAAATCTGAAAGTAACTGAAACTGAACCAGGTGTTAAAGGGGATACAGCTACTAATGTAACAAAGGCAGCTACAGTTGAAACAGGTGCAGTTATTCAGGTTCCTATTTTTATTGAAGAAGGCGAAGTTATTCAGATAGATACAAGAACAGGCGACTATTTAGGAAGAGCTAAATAAGCAGAAACTGAATAAATTTATTCTAAGGGGCGTTCTATACGTCCCTTTCTAGTTAAAAAAGAATCCTAGGCGAATAAACACAAATTTATCACACAAAAGAGGAAACATTTATGGGGAAAAGAAATCAAAGTAAGGTAAAGGGAAAGATATTTAATATAATAGTTATAATTTCAGTTCTTGTAGTTATTCTAACTGGAAGCATTTTCTATTATGTCAGCAATTTAGGAAAACCATTTGACAAAAATAATACTAGAGCGGTGGCTGTTAATATTCCTCCTGGATCAGGCACAGGAACAATCGGCCAGATACTACAGAAAAACAGAATCATTTCCAGTGCTAATAATTTTAAACTCTTATCAAAAATGGATGGAAATGACGGAAAGTATAAGGCAGGGGAATACTCACTCTCACCATCCATGACAATTGAGCAGATTATGAAGATTATTATATCTGGTGATTCAAATACTGGCAGATTTACTATTCCGGAGGGTTTGACCCTTAAAGAAACGGCTGAAAAGCTGGCAGCAAAGAATTTAATTAATAAAGAATCTTTTATGTCTGAAGCACAATATGGTACTTTTAATTATAAGTTTATGTCTCTTTTACCTAATAACGCCAACCGTCTTGAAGGTTTTTTATATCCTGAAACTTATGATATATACACAACTGCCAGTGAACATGAAATTATCAATAAAATGCTGGCACAATTTGATAAACTTGTAACAGATGAATATTACAACAGAGCAACTGCAATGGGTTATGATATGTATAAAATTATTACCATAGCTTCTTTAATTGAAAAAGAAACTTTAGTTTCCTCAGAAAAAGCCACAGTTGCCAGTGTTATATATAACAGATTAGCTATCAATATGCCTTTACAGATAGATGCAGCGGTGCAGTATGCATTACCTGAGCACAAAGACAGACTGGACTACAATGATTTACAGGTAAATTCCCCGTACAATACCTATCAGAATACTGGGCTTCCTCCTGGACCAATATGTTCACCGGGAATTGATTCAATAAAAGCAGCTTTATATCCTGCAGATACCAATTATTATTATTATGTGCTTAGCGCTGAAAAAAATGGATCTCATAAGTTTTCAAATACTTATGAAGAATTCCTGAAAAATAAAAAAGCATATATAAAATCACTTTAGCGGAGAATATTATGAATATTATAAATGATA carries:
- a CDS encoding YlbF family regulator — encoded protein: MNVYDAARGLATAIKDSEELKQYEAMKATVSQNSEITEMINDFQSKQMEMQTKQILGQEIDEEFTGQIQQLYGIMMSDPLAAQYLQAELRFSLMMNDIYKILGEVINLGGNNK
- the efp gene encoding elongation factor P; amino-acid sequence: MLYASDFRKGITFELNGEPHVVLDFQHVKPGKGAAFVRTKYKNILTGATREEAFNPNDKFPKAHIETKQMQYLYNDGELYYFMDQETFEQVPLMEEQVEEAIKYLRENDDATIKFYKGSAFMVEAPNFVNLKVTETEPGVKGDTATNVTKAATVETGAVIQVPIFIEEGEVIQIDTRTGDYLGRAK
- the mltG gene encoding endolytic transglycosylase MltG translates to MGKRNQSKVKGKIFNIIVIISVLVVILTGSIFYYVSNLGKPFDKNNTRAVAVNIPPGSGTGTIGQILQKNRIISSANNFKLLSKMDGNDGKYKAGEYSLSPSMTIEQIMKIIISGDSNTGRFTIPEGLTLKETAEKLAAKNLINKESFMSEAQYGTFNYKFMSLLPNNANRLEGFLYPETYDIYTTASEHEIINKMLAQFDKLVTDEYYNRATAMGYDMYKIITIASLIEKETLVSSEKATVASVIYNRLAINMPLQIDAAVQYALPEHKDRLDYNDLQVNSPYNTYQNTGLPPGPICSPGIDSIKAALYPADTNYYYYVLSAEKNGSHKFSNTYEEFLKNKKAYIKSL
- a CDS encoding ribonuclease J, encoding MRKRTNKKGGSPLRVIPIGGLNEIGKNMTVLEYKEDILIIDCGLSFPEDEMYGIDIVIPDFTYIVKNKEKVKGMILTHGHEDHIGAIPYLLKQINVPIYGTRLTLGLVENKLKEHGIKADLNTVAHGDKVQLGAFNAEAIRSTHSVADAICWCIDTPVGRVFHTGDFKIDYTPIGGAPMDFARLAELGSKGVQLMLCDSTNATRPGYSMSEQTVGITLENIFRNSEARIIIATFSSNVHRVQRIIDNAVMVGRKVAISGRSMVNVVNIAMELGYLNVPANVLVDINKTKNIPDKELVIITTGSQGEPMSALARMASADHKAVSIKKGDMVILSSSPVPGNEKTVSNVVNKLFEKGAEVIYSDIADIHVSGHACEEELKLMHSLIKPKFFMPVHGEYRHLKRHAQIAESLGKDPENIFILENGNILNVTANKAEIIKEEVPSQAVYVDGLGVGDVGNIVLRDRKLLSESGLIIVVAAIDKASGTICSGPDIISRGFVYVRENENLIEQARNLVANTLDKCCEENIKDWNALKSAVRDDLRSFIYKQTKRSPVILPIFLEV